From Nitrospirota bacterium, the proteins below share one genomic window:
- a CDS encoding serine protease, with protein MTDFSVFCLLSPVFCILPAYCYNLWMKKIIFLLALLLLPSVSSASDADRVFRENQKSIVVVTAYNNKGQQLTEGTGFIASADGLIITNYHVIGIAKDVKVKAGSRALDVEGVTYADKDNDFVILKVKGKNLPAVKLGDAGKIDPGAKIYIISSSEDSGNVISEGSFRKMRTISPGREVVEITAPVSHGSSGSPLFNSNGEVVGITTFLIRRSENIILAMPSDLLRDKLRAGGKTTPISSIIKNYRNSAEYWFYLGYYLSEAGADKEAAGVFKEAIRLKRNFAEAYYYRGAANEKLGKYKEAARDFKEAIRSKADFTDAHCSLGVTYGKLGMYKEAVEVLKQAVRLEPDFADAYYNLGVAYSKLGMYREGIEAGRKAVSLKPDFADAYYNLGIAYEKSGGYKDAAAAFQKVLKFKPDYAEAHYNLGIVYLLLNDKGAALERYKTLKSLNNDLANKLFSLINKS; from the coding sequence ATGACGGATTTTTCTGTCTTCTGTCTTCTGTCACCTGTCTTCTGTATTCTGCCTGCATACTGTTATAATCTCTGGATGAAAAAGATAATATTCCTGCTTGCTTTATTGTTACTCCCATCTGTCAGTTCCGCTTCTGACGCCGACAGGGTATTCAGGGAAAACCAGAAGTCCATTGTGGTTGTTACGGCGTATAACAACAAAGGCCAGCAGCTTACCGAGGGGACGGGATTTATCGCAAGCGCGGACGGCCTGATAATTACAAACTACCATGTGATAGGCATTGCAAAGGATGTAAAGGTAAAGGCCGGCAGCAGGGCGCTGGATGTTGAGGGCGTGACCTACGCCGACAAAGATAATGACTTTGTGATACTCAAGGTAAAAGGAAAAAATTTACCGGCCGTGAAACTCGGAGATGCCGGGAAGATAGATCCAGGCGCGAAGATCTATATCATTAGCAGCTCGGAAGATTCCGGCAACGTGATCTCTGAAGGGTCATTCAGAAAGATGAGAACAATTTCCCCGGGAAGAGAGGTTGTTGAGATCACCGCCCCTGTCTCGCACGGAAGCAGCGGCAGCCCTTTATTTAACAGCAACGGTGAAGTTGTCGGCATCACGACATTTCTGATCAGGAGGAGCGAGAACATTATTCTTGCGATGCCCTCTGACCTGTTGAGAGACAAGCTGCGGGCCGGGGGAAAGACCACCCCGATAAGCAGCATAATAAAAAATTACCGGAATTCTGCGGAGTACTGGTTCTATCTTGGTTATTACCTCTCGGAGGCAGGCGCGGACAAGGAGGCGGCAGGTGTGTTCAAAGAGGCGATACGGCTTAAGCGCAATTTTGCCGAGGCATACTATTACCGCGGCGCGGCAAATGAAAAGCTGGGAAAGTATAAAGAGGCCGCTCGGGATTTCAAAGAGGCGATAAGATCAAAGGCTGATTTTACTGACGCGCATTGCAGCCTTGGTGTCACATATGGAAAGCTCGGCATGTACAAAGAGGCAGTGGAAGTTTTAAAGCAGGCTGTAAGGCTTGAGCCTGATTTTGCCGACGCATATTACAATCTTGGCGTCGCATACAGCAAACTCGGCATGTACAGGGAAGGAATCGAGGCAGGCAGAAAGGCCGTCAGCCTGAAACCCGATTTTGCTGACGCATATTACAACCTCGGCATTGCCTATGAAAAATCAGGCGGCTACAAAGATGCTGCTGCTGCCTTTCAAAAGGTCTTAAAATTCAAACCTGATTACGCTGAGGCCCATTACAATCTCGGGATTGTGTACTTATTATTGAACGATAAAGGCGCTGCCCTTGAAAGATATAAAACGCTGAAGTCCCTTAACAATGACTTGGCAAATAAATTATTCAGCCTGATCAACAAAAGCTGA
- a CDS encoding pantoate--beta-alanine ligase, protein MQLIKTIKDMQALSRELKAERKSLGFVPTMGALHEGHLSLVSRSIDENDFTVVSIFVNPTQFGPNEDFKKYPRDTEGDLQKLSPFQVNAVFLPDSAEMYPAGFSTSINIGNIGTILCGASRPGHFNGVATVVAKLFNVVMPDRAYFGQKDFQQTVVIIKLAREVNFAIDIIVCPTVREPDGLAMSSRNTYLNSEERKAALILYKALKLGEELIVSNGIVNAVLIKEELRRLIHTEPLAVMDYVEIVAADLGEVEKIKLPVAICLAVKFGKTRLIDNIIVDSLQQKS, encoded by the coding sequence ATGCAACTCATTAAAACTATAAAAGACATGCAGGCGCTCAGCAGGGAATTAAAGGCAGAGCGCAAGTCCCTCGGTTTTGTCCCTACGATGGGGGCGCTTCATGAGGGACATTTGAGCCTCGTCAGTCGTTCGATAGACGAAAATGATTTTACCGTTGTCAGTATATTTGTGAATCCCACTCAGTTCGGGCCGAATGAGGATTTCAAAAAGTATCCGCGTGACACGGAAGGGGATTTGCAGAAACTCTCCCCTTTTCAAGTCAACGCTGTCTTTCTTCCTGATTCCGCGGAGATGTATCCGGCAGGCTTTTCCACTTCGATCAACATTGGCAATATTGGAACAATACTGTGCGGCGCGTCAAGGCCGGGACATTTCAACGGCGTTGCAACGGTTGTCGCAAAGCTTTTCAATGTCGTTATGCCGGACAGGGCGTATTTCGGGCAGAAGGATTTTCAGCAGACTGTTGTTATTATAAAACTGGCAAGGGAAGTAAACTTTGCCATCGATATTATTGTCTGCCCGACAGTCAGGGAACCTGACGGGCTTGCCATGAGTTCAAGGAACACATACTTGAATAGTGAAGAAAGAAAGGCGGCCCTGATCTTGTATAAAGCGCTGAAGCTTGGGGAGGAGCTTATTGTTTCCAATGGCATTGTTAATGCGGTATTGATCAAAGAGGAACTGAGAAGGCTCATTCACACAGAACCGCTTGCAGTCATGGACTACGTCGAGATAGTTGCCGCTGATCTTGGAGAAGTGGAAAAAATCAAATTGCCTGTGGCAATATGTCTTGCAGTGAAGTTTGGAAAGACAAGATTGATCGATAATATAATTGTCGACAGCCTTCAGCAGAAGTCCTGA
- the mqnE gene encoding aminofutalosine synthase MqnE encodes MSLKKIENKVLSEKRLTTEDALVLFESEDIFTIGRLANIIAERKNGKNAYFIQNHHINPTNICVNRCKFCAFSRSRGEKGAYELSIKEIINKLSAKGKGHIAKETNPSPHAPCPMPQSFSEVHIVGGLHPDWQFDFYVEMLKEIKKALPHIHIKAFTAVEIDYFSKISGLPLPETLRELKNAGLDSMPGGGAEIFDSRVRNKICPEKVSGKKWLEVMEAAHNAGIKTNATMLYGHLESLKHRVKHMLKLRELQDRTGGFQAFIPLAFHPMNTKLSQKSEPSNLKPCGYTSGIDDLKTIAISRLFLDNFQHIKAYWIMLGEKIAQLALKFGADDMDGTIIEEKITHSAGALSGNALTKAQLTNLIEKAGKVPVERDSFYKPVRY; translated from the coding sequence ATGTCCTTAAAGAAAATTGAAAATAAGGTCCTGTCTGAAAAACGCCTGACCACCGAAGACGCGCTTGTGCTCTTTGAGAGCGAGGACATCTTCACCATCGGCAGGCTTGCGAATATTATTGCCGAAAGAAAGAACGGGAAGAACGCCTACTTCATCCAGAACCATCACATTAATCCGACAAACATCTGCGTGAACCGCTGTAAATTCTGCGCCTTCAGCCGCTCCAGGGGAGAAAAAGGCGCGTATGAGCTTAGCATTAAAGAGATCATCAACAAGCTTAGCGCAAAGGGCAAAGGGCATATAGCAAAAGAAACTAACCCTTCGCCCCATGCCCCATGCCCTATGCCGCAGTCTTTCAGCGAAGTCCACATTGTCGGCGGATTACATCCTGACTGGCAATTTGATTTCTACGTGGAGATGCTTAAGGAGATCAAGAAGGCGCTCCCGCACATTCACATAAAAGCCTTCACCGCGGTTGAGATAGACTATTTCTCAAAGATAAGCGGGCTGCCGCTCCCTGAAACTCTTCGTGAGCTGAAGAACGCGGGCCTTGATTCCATGCCGGGCGGCGGAGCGGAGATATTTGATTCTCGTGTGAGAAATAAAATTTGTCCTGAAAAGGTCTCCGGCAAAAAATGGCTTGAGGTAATGGAAGCAGCTCATAATGCCGGGATCAAAACAAACGCCACTATGCTGTACGGCCATCTTGAATCACTTAAGCACAGGGTTAAACACATGCTGAAACTCCGGGAGCTTCAGGACAGGACAGGCGGCTTCCAGGCGTTCATTCCCCTTGCGTTTCATCCCATGAATACAAAATTAAGTCAGAAGTCGGAACCTTCAAATCTCAAACCTTGCGGATATACTTCAGGCATTGATGATCTGAAGACCATCGCGATCTCAAGACTCTTCCTCGATAATTTCCAGCACATAAAAGCCTACTGGATAATGCTTGGTGAGAAGATCGCACAGCTTGCGCTCAAGTTCGGGGCTGATGACATGGACGGCACGATAATAGAGGAAAAGATCACACACTCCGCAGGCGCGCTTTCAGGGAATGCTTTGACTAAAGCCCAGTTAACAAATCTGATTGAAAAGGCAGGAAAGGTCCCTGTGGAGAGGGATTCATTTTACAAACCTGTAAGATATTAA
- a CDS encoding PEP-CTERM sorting domain-containing protein: protein MKKHFTICGVLVISLILLPVLSFGTSISFDNYSSHSGHDSHNDHDSDNDHDSDNDHDSDNDHDSDSNHDSHNDHDCLLDSPSHDETSQGSTTVPEPSTLVLLGSGLLGLGIYRKKLKK from the coding sequence ATGAAAAAACATTTTACAATTTGTGGGGTATTAGTTATAAGCCTCATTTTGCTACCCGTACTTAGCTTTGGAACGTCTATATCGTTTGATAACTACTCTTCACACAGTGGCCATGACTCGCACAACGATCATGACTCAGACAATGATCATGACTCAGACAATGATCATGACTCAGACAATGATCATGACTCAGACAGCAATCATGATTCCCACAACGATCATGATTGCCTCTTGGACTCACCTTCACATGATGAAACTTCTCAAGGCAGTACCACAGTCCCTGAACCAAGCACCCTGGTACTCCTTGGCAGTGGGCTTTTAGGTCTTGGCATTTACAGAAAAAAATTAAAGAAATAA
- a CDS encoding threonylcarbamoyl-AMP synthase, giving the protein MLILPFTEKKSRDIFKRALDVLKSGGIIAYPTESFYALGVLAADESAIKKLFELKKRPVGKPLPVIVGDMDTLKSVVENIPANAGNLIKKCWPGPLTMIFKAKGNVPFLLTGGSGKVAVRIPGESVALHLTRALKLPVTSTSANPSGERPAEDPGAIMKYFGDKIDLIIDGGKAPGGRPSTIVDVTLEPPVVLREGRIALND; this is encoded by the coding sequence ATGCTGATTTTGCCTTTTACGGAAAAAAAATCCCGGGACATTTTTAAAAGGGCTTTAGACGTTCTTAAGAGCGGCGGCATTATCGCGTATCCTACCGAAAGCTTTTACGCGCTCGGGGTCCTGGCCGCGGATGAATCTGCTATCAAAAAATTGTTTGAGCTGAAAAAAAGACCTGTAGGCAAACCGCTGCCGGTAATCGTTGGCGATATGGACACGCTCAAATCTGTCGTGGAAAATATCCCGGCCAACGCTGGAAATTTGATAAAGAAATGCTGGCCCGGGCCGCTGACCATGATATTTAAGGCAAAGGGCAACGTCCCTTTTTTGCTGACCGGGGGAAGCGGAAAGGTCGCAGTGAGAATACCGGGCGAAAGCGTTGCCCTTCATCTGACAAGGGCGTTGAAGCTGCCTGTCACCTCCACCAGCGCAAATCCATCCGGGGAGCGGCCCGCGGAAGATCCGGGTGCGATCATGAAATATTTCGGTGATAAAATAGATTTGATTATTGACGGGGGGAAAGCGCCGGGCGGAAGGCCTTCCACGATTGTCGACGTTACTCTTGAGCCTCCAGTGGTTTTAAGAGAGGGGCGCATAGCTTTAAATGATTGA
- a CDS encoding DUF296 domain-containing protein: MKYQTGKPGRVLVAKFEDHDDVLANLVSLAKAENIRAGIFYLVGGMREGRIVVGPETDEVPPKPVWKTLGECHEVVGLGTIFWQGDEPKVHFHGAFGKKDMVKVGCLREQSETFLVLEAVIIEMEGITATRELDPVTGLVLLKL; encoded by the coding sequence ATGAAATACCAGACTGGTAAACCCGGACGGGTCCTTGTGGCAAAATTTGAAGATCATGACGATGTGCTTGCGAATCTTGTAAGCCTTGCAAAGGCGGAAAATATCAGGGCCGGAATTTTCTACCTCGTGGGCGGAATGCGTGAAGGGAGAATTGTTGTCGGACCTGAAACAGATGAAGTGCCGCCGAAACCGGTTTGGAAAACCCTTGGCGAATGTCATGAGGTCGTTGGACTTGGGACCATCTTCTGGCAGGGTGACGAACCGAAAGTACATTTTCATGGGGCCTTCGGCAAGAAGGACATGGTGAAGGTCGGATGCCTCAGGGAACAATCGGAGACCTTCCTTGTGCTTGAGGCGGTGATAATTGAGATGGAGGGGATTACCGCTACGAGAGAACTCGACCCCGTCACCGGTTTGGTGCTGTTGAAATTGTAA
- a CDS encoding DUF3568 family protein: MKKIRNLLFAVCVLFFVYGCELALVGVGAGAGVLAYKYVDGLLIKEYPVEYTKAWDAANTELSNLKISISDSSNEGRNGKINAVRSDGAKVVIALRDMGQKVTSIGIRVGTLGDRVEADKLHTAIASALGI, translated from the coding sequence ATGAAAAAGATCAGGAATTTATTATTTGCAGTGTGCGTTTTGTTTTTCGTTTACGGGTGTGAATTAGCGCTTGTAGGCGTCGGCGCCGGGGCAGGAGTTTTGGCATACAAGTATGTAGACGGCCTTTTGATAAAAGAATACCCGGTTGAATACACAAAGGCGTGGGACGCGGCCAACACCGAGTTGAGCAACCTCAAGATCAGCATATCGGACAGCTCAAACGAAGGAAGAAACGGAAAGATAAACGCCGTCAGGAGCGACGGGGCAAAGGTTGTAATCGCATTAAGAGACATGGGACAGAAAGTGACGTCTATCGGCATAAGGGTCGGTACGTTAGGGGACCGTGTTGAGGCTGATAAATTGCATACCGCTATTGCTTCTGCGCTTGGGATCTGA
- the htpX gene encoding zinc metalloprotease HtpX translates to MNTLKTMSLMVGLTLVLVWAGAALGGRSGMTMALIFALMINLFSYWFSDKIVLKMYRAKEVTENEAPELYSIVRRLSQKAELPMPKVYIMEQDQPNAFATGRNPEHAAVAVTTGIMRILSREELEGVIGHELAHVKHRDILISTIAATIAGAISYLAQMAQWAMIFGGGRRDDDDGGSPIAAIVMMIVGPIAAMLIQMAISRSREYLADEGGARIAGNPRYLAGALKKLNMASQRIPMEAQPATAHMFIVNPLTGGGLMKLFSTHPPIEERIERLEAMAR, encoded by the coding sequence ATGAACACACTTAAAACAATGTCTCTGATGGTCGGTCTTACGCTCGTCCTTGTATGGGCAGGGGCCGCGCTTGGAGGCAGATCAGGCATGACAATGGCGCTTATATTCGCCTTGATGATAAACCTGTTTTCCTACTGGTTCAGCGACAAGATAGTGTTGAAGATGTACAGGGCAAAGGAGGTAACTGAAAATGAAGCGCCTGAGCTTTACTCAATAGTAAGAAGGCTCTCGCAGAAGGCGGAACTTCCGATGCCGAAGGTTTATATAATGGAGCAGGACCAGCCGAATGCCTTTGCCACAGGAAGAAATCCTGAACATGCGGCAGTTGCTGTGACAACGGGCATAATGAGGATACTGAGCAGGGAAGAGCTTGAAGGAGTTATCGGGCATGAGCTTGCTCATGTAAAACACAGGGACATCCTGATCAGCACAATCGCTGCGACAATTGCAGGCGCAATAAGTTATCTCGCGCAGATGGCGCAGTGGGCCATGATATTCGGAGGCGGCAGGCGCGACGACGATGATGGAGGAAGTCCGATAGCTGCGATTGTGATGATGATCGTCGGCCCGATTGCGGCGATGCTCATACAGATGGCTATATCACGTTCGAGAGAATACTTGGCAGATGAGGGCGGCGCGAGGATCGCGGGAAATCCGAGATATCTCGCAGGCGCATTAAAGAAACTGAACATGGCGTCACAGAGAATACCAATGGAGGCGCAGCCTGCAACGGCCCATATGTTCATTGTCAATCCGCTTACAGGCGGCGGGCTGATGAAACTGTTCAGCACGCATCCGCCGATTGAAGAGAGGATTGAAAGACTCGAAGCAATGGCAAGATAA
- the mqnC gene encoding dehypoxanthine futalosine cyclase, with protein MNRITKKQALTLLKSADLLGLGQMADGSRKKLHSDGIVTFIIDRNINYTNVCINKCKFCAFYRDKDDPDAYVLGRRKLFSKIKETISLGGTQILIQGGLHPELDINYYVDLLKTIKDKFPIHIHGFSPPEVCYMADKAELSIKKTLQILNEAGLDSIPGGGAEILSDRIREKISPKKIGKDRWLEVMEQAHRIGMKTTATMMFGSVEGPEDIIEHLDAIRRLQDRTNGFTAFIPWSFQPGNTELGIRDQGLGIGKKRKTNPQPPTPNPFHAATAIDYLRVLALSRVYLDNVPNIQASWVTQGLKMAQVALRFGANDFGSTMIEENVVASAGVKYRVSVQDIINSIKTAGFQPAQRDMYYNIIKKNL; from the coding sequence ATGAACAGGATAACCAAAAAACAGGCATTGACCCTTCTCAAATCCGCTGACCTTCTCGGGCTCGGTCAGATGGCTGACGGTTCGAGAAAGAAGCTGCATTCTGACGGAATAGTCACGTTTATCATTGACCGCAATATCAATTACACGAATGTGTGCATCAACAAATGCAAGTTCTGCGCATTTTACAGGGACAAGGATGACCCCGATGCTTATGTCTTGGGCAGGAGAAAGCTTTTCAGCAAGATAAAGGAAACCATTTCACTCGGCGGCACGCAGATACTTATTCAGGGCGGGCTCCATCCAGAGCTTGATATAAATTATTACGTTGACCTTTTGAAGACCATCAAGGATAAATTCCCGATCCACATCCACGGTTTCTCACCTCCGGAGGTTTGCTACATGGCGGACAAGGCGGAACTTTCCATAAAAAAGACTTTGCAAATTTTAAATGAAGCCGGACTTGACTCGATCCCCGGCGGAGGGGCAGAGATCCTCTCTGACAGGATACGGGAAAAGATCAGCCCAAAGAAGATCGGCAAGGACAGGTGGCTTGAGGTGATGGAACAGGCGCACCGCATCGGGATGAAGACTACTGCTACAATGATGTTCGGCAGTGTTGAAGGGCCGGAAGACATAATAGAACACCTTGATGCAATACGAAGATTGCAGGACAGGACAAATGGTTTCACGGCTTTTATCCCGTGGAGCTTTCAGCCGGGCAACACTGAATTAGGGATTAGGGATCAGGGATTAGGGATTGGTAAGAAAAGAAAAACCAACCCCCAACCCCCAACCCCCAACCCCTTTCACGCTGCTACTGCAATTGACTATCTCCGGGTGCTGGCGCTTTCACGCGTCTATCTTGACAATGTACCTAACATTCAGGCGTCGTGGGTGACGCAGGGATTGAAGATGGCGCAGGTGGCTTTGAGATTCGGAGCGAATGATTTCGGCTCAACAATGATTGAAGAAAATGTTGTCGCGTCAGCCGGAGTGAAGTACAGGGTCTCGGTCCAGGATATTATCAATTCAATAAAGACAGCAGGGTTTCAGCCGGCACAGAGGGACATGTACTACAATATTATCAAGAAGAATCTGTAA
- a CDS encoding inorganic phosphate transporter has protein sequence MHDTYFLLVCVIVLATIFDFINGFHDTANAIATSVSTRVLSPRVAVSMAAVLNLFGALTGTAVAKTVGAGLVEAAYITQATVVAALLAAILWDLITWYFGLPTSSSHALLASILGAAVATAGTDVIMEKGVYKVLIGLIVSPLVGFGLGFLLMLFLMWLFGRSPIAFVNTFFNRLQIVSAAYMAFSHGNNDAQKTMGIITMALVSYYKLQVFEVPLWAMLLCATAMALGTAIGGWRIIKTLGVRLVHLQPIHGFAAEASAGTIIEIASRIGLPLSTTHIISSTIMGVGATKRASAVRWGVARSIVMAWILTLPMCAIMAWLIYKAMILVL, from the coding sequence ATGCATGACACTTATTTCCTCCTTGTATGCGTAATAGTCCTTGCCACAATCTTTGATTTTATAAACGGTTTTCACGACACTGCAAACGCCATCGCCACTTCAGTATCAACAAGAGTTTTGTCTCCAAGAGTGGCTGTTTCCATGGCGGCGGTATTGAATTTATTCGGTGCACTGACAGGCACCGCAGTTGCCAAGACGGTCGGGGCAGGACTTGTGGAGGCGGCATATATCACACAGGCCACTGTTGTCGCCGCACTTCTGGCCGCAATACTGTGGGACTTAATAACATGGTATTTCGGACTTCCCACATCTTCAAGCCATGCCCTGCTTGCGAGTATACTCGGGGCGGCAGTCGCAACGGCGGGGACAGATGTTATCATGGAGAAAGGCGTATACAAGGTTTTAATAGGGTTGATTGTTTCACCCCTCGTTGGTTTTGGCCTCGGCTTTCTTTTGATGCTGTTCCTCATGTGGCTTTTCGGCAGGTCCCCGATTGCATTTGTAAACACATTCTTCAACAGGCTCCAAATAGTGTCGGCAGCCTACATGGCCTTCAGTCACGGCAATAACGACGCCCAAAAAACAATGGGCATAATAACCATGGCCCTTGTGAGCTATTATAAACTTCAGGTCTTCGAGGTGCCGTTATGGGCAATGCTTCTGTGCGCTACTGCAATGGCGCTCGGCACTGCAATAGGCGGCTGGAGGATAATAAAAACACTTGGAGTGCGTCTTGTCCACCTTCAGCCCATTCACGGTTTTGCCGCTGAGGCGTCCGCAGGCACAATAATAGAGATAGCATCAAGAATAGGCCTGCCGCTTTCAACGACCCACATAATTTCATCCACCATAATGGGAGTCGGGGCTACGAAAAGGGCCTCGGCAGTCAGGTGGGGTGTAGCAAGAAGTATAGTAATGGCATGGATACTCACACTTCCGATGTGCGCGATCATGGCGTGGCTGATTTATAAGGCCATGATATTAGTCCTTTAG
- a CDS encoding YdbL family protein, whose translation MKKRVKKSFLYSLIFFITSCVTINIYFPAAAVEKAADKIVEDVWGEQGEKPKQDEQKKEGPINKEDQKKQGEPQSMIDSPVRFTFSLLGAKQAYAQEADINVTTPAIRALKDSIQKRADSIKPFMDSGNAGLTNDGLLAVRSAEGLNLKDKANLSRLVEAENKDREALYSEIAKANNFQPDRIPSIKKIFAGSWIKNARQGWWVQDSGGNWKQK comes from the coding sequence ATGAAAAAAAGGGTAAAGAAATCATTTTTGTATTCGCTGATATTTTTTATAACTTCTTGCGTGACCATAAACATATATTTCCCGGCGGCTGCGGTTGAAAAAGCGGCTGACAAGATCGTTGAAGATGTCTGGGGCGAACAAGGGGAAAAGCCAAAGCAGGACGAACAAAAAAAGGAAGGACCAATAAATAAGGAAGATCAGAAGAAACAGGGCGAACCCCAGAGCATGATTGATAGCCCGGTGAGATTTACGTTCTCACTGCTCGGCGCAAAACAGGCATATGCCCAGGAAGCGGACATCAATGTGACAACCCCTGCCATCAGGGCCTTGAAAGACTCCATACAGAAAAGGGCTGACTCGATCAAGCCGTTCATGGACAGCGGAAACGCGGGCCTTACCAATGACGGCCTTCTGGCCGTGCGCAGCGCCGAGGGGCTGAACTTAAAGGACAAGGCAAACCTCTCAAGGCTCGTTGAGGCGGAAAACAAAGACAGGGAGGCCCTCTATTCGGAGATCGCAAAGGCGAACAACTTTCAGCCGGACAGAATTCCTTCCATAAAAAAGATTTTTGCCGGAAGCTGGATCAAGAACGCAAGACAAGGCTGGTGGGTCCAGGACAGCGGCGGGAACTGGAAACAGAAATAG
- a CDS encoding DUF47 domain-containing protein, which produces MKKFFPKEIDFFDMFEKAALNVNRGAVSLVDMMGNFDFAAEKAKEIHEAEQEGDMLTHEVMRKLNKTFITPLDREDIHSLISCLDDVLDLIWASADRAVLFKLNNPLPEAVELAKTLHETTEIITKAISCLKGKKYTYIQEYCIEINRLENRGDRIFREGLVKLFDNIKDPITVIKWKEVYEHLEDASDTCEDVANILESIVLKHA; this is translated from the coding sequence ATGAAAAAGTTCTTTCCTAAAGAAATTGATTTCTTCGATATGTTCGAAAAAGCGGCTCTTAATGTAAACAGAGGCGCTGTATCGCTTGTCGACATGATGGGGAATTTCGATTTTGCGGCTGAAAAGGCAAAAGAGATACATGAAGCAGAGCAGGAAGGCGACATGCTCACTCATGAGGTCATGAGAAAACTCAACAAGACCTTCATTACCCCGCTGGACAGGGAAGACATTCACTCCCTCATAAGCTGTCTGGATGATGTGCTTGATCTAATATGGGCTTCCGCGGACAGGGCGGTCTTATTCAAGTTGAACAACCCTTTGCCGGAGGCGGTCGAGCTTGCAAAGACCCTGCATGAAACTACCGAGATAATCACAAAGGCCATCAGCTGCCTGAAAGGCAAAAAATATACTTATATCCAGGAATACTGCATCGAAATCAACAGGCTCGAAAACAGGGGAGACAGGATCTTCAGAGAGGGGCTTGTAAAATTATTTGATAACATAAAAGATCCCATCACAGTCATCAAATGGAAAGAGGTCTATGAGCACCTTGAAGACGCCAGCGACACTTGCGAAGACGTAGCAAATATTCTTGAAAGCATAGTCCTTAAACATGCATGA